The following are encoded together in the Holophagales bacterium genome:
- the hrpB gene encoding ATP-dependent helicase HrpB: MVTTLPIDPFLAGIARTLRDRRMLVLVAPPGAGKTTRVPPALLAAGILASGTFWVLQPRRVAARAAARRMASELGEPVGERAGYQVRDDGARSARTRVLVVTEGILTRRLLEDPSLPGIAGVMLDEFHERSRHADLALAMLREVRATLRPDLLLLVASATLDPDPVAAFLSDARGPAPVVHVPGRPFPVEVRHADDADPRPLEARVAAAVRTALSEGPRGDVLVFLPGAFEIRRAREAVESMGEALDVRVLHGDLPGAAQDAALAPATAGRLRVILATNVAETSLTIEGVSTVVDSGLARTLRFDPRSGLDRLVLGRIPRASADQRAGRAGRLGPGLALRLYSRHEERGLRPYEEPELLRTDLASPLLDVLLWTARDPALFAWFERPPAASVSLALQLLRRLGAVEEGSFRPTPLGARMAALPVHPRLAALVLAGAERGHLREAATLAALVEERDVLSASRVFGSGTPDVDHASDLLLRLDLLDEAERSGLSRSRLSSLGLDPGAALAVLRLRDLLLRRFPPESHASRPPEADLLRLVLAAYPDRIARRRRPAGAEAILAGGTPLVFDPRCPVRSAGLVAVIETSASTSGPDRIRLASAVEREWLDALPGERVRTETERSWDAVAGRVLALQRVVYDGLVLSESEIPAPLDEGTAHLLIEAARVDLQRALDPGPGVGRLRARVSFLRRAMPELGIPPLDDEALLDLLPALAAGRRRLAQLRETPLEPLLRSRLGARALRQLDEHAPDVLAVPSGRDAPLRYDDDGPPVLAVKLQELFGLAATPRVAGGRVCVLLHLLSPAGRPVQVTSDLSSFWSTTYPAVRRELRGRYPKHPWPEDPWSAPPRRGTTRSGR, from the coding sequence GTGGTCACGACGCTCCCGATAGACCCTTTTCTCGCCGGAATCGCCCGCACCCTGCGGGATCGCCGGATGCTCGTCCTCGTCGCACCCCCTGGCGCGGGCAAGACGACGAGAGTCCCTCCGGCGCTTCTCGCGGCGGGAATCCTGGCCTCCGGCACCTTCTGGGTCCTGCAGCCGAGAAGGGTCGCCGCGCGCGCCGCGGCGCGGCGGATGGCCTCGGAGCTCGGGGAACCGGTAGGAGAGCGCGCCGGCTACCAGGTCCGCGATGACGGAGCGCGGTCGGCACGGACGCGCGTCCTCGTCGTGACCGAGGGCATCCTGACCCGCCGTCTCCTGGAAGACCCCTCGCTCCCCGGCATTGCGGGCGTGATGCTCGACGAGTTCCACGAGCGGAGCCGCCACGCGGACCTCGCCCTCGCGATGCTCCGCGAGGTCCGCGCGACGCTCCGCCCGGACCTCCTGCTGCTGGTCGCTTCCGCCACGCTCGATCCGGATCCCGTCGCCGCGTTCCTCTCGGACGCGCGCGGTCCGGCGCCCGTCGTGCACGTCCCCGGTCGCCCCTTTCCCGTCGAGGTTCGGCATGCGGACGACGCCGACCCCAGGCCCCTCGAGGCCCGCGTCGCGGCGGCCGTGAGGACGGCCCTGTCGGAGGGCCCGCGAGGAGACGTCCTCGTCTTCCTCCCCGGTGCCTTCGAGATCCGCCGGGCGCGGGAGGCCGTGGAGTCGATGGGCGAGGCCCTCGACGTCCGCGTTCTTCACGGCGACCTTCCCGGCGCCGCGCAGGACGCCGCACTCGCGCCCGCGACGGCCGGCCGCCTCCGCGTCATCCTCGCAACGAACGTCGCCGAGACGTCGCTCACGATCGAGGGCGTCTCCACGGTCGTCGATTCGGGCCTGGCGCGCACCCTCCGCTTCGACCCGCGCTCGGGCCTCGACCGTCTCGTCCTCGGCCGCATCCCGCGCGCGAGCGCCGACCAGCGAGCCGGCAGAGCGGGCCGGCTGGGACCGGGCCTGGCGCTCCGCCTCTACTCCCGGCACGAGGAGCGCGGCCTGCGCCCCTACGAGGAGCCCGAGCTCCTCCGGACCGACCTCGCCTCGCCCCTGCTCGACGTCCTCCTCTGGACCGCTCGCGACCCGGCCCTCTTCGCCTGGTTCGAACGGCCGCCCGCAGCCTCGGTCTCGCTCGCGCTGCAGCTGCTCAGGCGCCTAGGCGCGGTCGAAGAGGGCTCCTTCCGCCCCACGCCTCTCGGGGCGAGGATGGCGGCGCTGCCCGTGCACCCGCGCCTGGCGGCCCTCGTCCTCGCGGGAGCCGAGCGGGGGCACCTGCGTGAGGCGGCAACCCTCGCGGCGCTCGTCGAGGAACGCGACGTCCTCTCCGCGAGTCGCGTGTTCGGCAGCGGAACCCCGGATGTCGATCACGCCTCCGACCTCCTTCTGCGTCTCGACCTCCTCGACGAGGCTGAACGGTCAGGGCTCTCCCGCTCGCGCCTCTCGTCCCTCGGCCTCGACCCCGGGGCCGCCCTCGCGGTCCTGAGGCTCCGCGACCTGCTTCTGCGGCGGTTCCCTCCGGAATCGCACGCGTCCCGGCCTCCTGAGGCCGACCTGCTCCGCCTCGTCCTCGCCGCCTACCCCGACCGGATCGCCCGGCGGCGGCGACCCGCCGGGGCGGAGGCGATCCTCGCCGGAGGAACGCCTCTCGTCTTCGACCCTCGGTGCCCGGTGCGCTCGGCAGGGCTCGTCGCCGTCATCGAGACCTCGGCCTCAACCTCGGGCCCCGACCGGATTCGCCTCGCCAGCGCCGTGGAGCGCGAGTGGCTCGACGCGCTCCCGGGCGAGCGCGTCCGAACGGAGACCGAACGGTCGTGGGACGCCGTCGCCGGTCGGGTGCTCGCCCTGCAGCGGGTCGTCTACGACGGCCTCGTCCTTTCGGAGAGCGAGATTCCCGCTCCCCTCGACGAGGGGACGGCGCACCTGCTGATCGAAGCTGCCCGGGTGGACCTCCAGCGCGCGCTCGACCCGGGGCCCGGCGTCGGCCGGCTGCGCGCGCGCGTCTCCTTCCTCCGTCGGGCGATGCCCGAGCTCGGCATTCCGCCCCTCGACGACGAGGCGCTCCTCGACCTCCTCCCGGCGCTCGCCGCCGGGCGCCGACGCCTGGCCCAGCTGCGCGAGACGCCCCTCGAGCCGCTCCTTCGCTCCCGCCTCGGCGCACGCGCGCTCCGCCAGCTCGACGAGCACGCGCCCGACGTCCTCGCGGTCCCCAGCGGGCGGGACGCCCCGCTCCGGTACGACGATGACGGGCCGCCGGTCCTCGCGGTCAAGCTCCAGGAGCTCTTCGGCCTCGCCGCGACGCCCCGGGTCGCCGGCGGGCGCGTTTGCGTCCTTCTGCACCTTCTCTCCCCTGCCGGCCGCCCCGTCCAGGTCACCTCCGACCTTTCGAGCTTCTGGTCCACGACGTATCCCGCCGTGAGACGGGAGCTGCGCGGGCGCTACCCGAAGCACCCCTGGCCGGAAGATCCGTGGAGCGCTCCCCCGCGGCGCGGGACGACCCGATCCGGACGTTGA
- a CDS encoding DUF3365 domain-containing protein, with protein MKTLRLALAALLALPLAATEPPPPEALASQARGLAGNLMLSLQGELFAAMKEGGPAKALDVCRVRAPEIAVATATGTPWKVARTAVKVRNASNAPDAWETAKLAEFGKRLAAGEEMAALETYEVVEKDGHPTFRYMKAIGTSSPCLNCHGASLKPEIAEKVKQLYPEDQAVGFTTGQLRGAFTLSRPL; from the coding sequence ATGAAGACCCTGCGACTCGCCCTCGCCGCCCTCCTCGCCCTCCCCCTCGCCGCCACGGAGCCCCCACCTCCCGAGGCGCTCGCCTCGCAGGCGCGCGGCCTCGCCGGCAACCTGATGCTCTCGCTGCAGGGAGAGCTCTTCGCCGCGATGAAGGAGGGCGGCCCGGCGAAGGCCCTCGACGTCTGCCGCGTGAGGGCGCCCGAGATCGCGGTCGCGACCGCCACCGGGACGCCCTGGAAGGTCGCGAGGACGGCCGTGAAAGTGCGTAACGCGAGCAACGCGCCCGACGCCTGGGAGACGGCGAAGCTCGCGGAGTTCGGCAAGCGACTCGCCGCGGGCGAGGAGATGGCGGCCCTCGAGACATACGAGGTCGTCGAGAAGGACGGTCACCCGACCTTCCGCTACATGAAGGCGATCGGCACGTCCTCCCCCTGCCTCAACTGCCACGGCGCCTCTCTCAAGCCCGAGATCGCCGAGAAGGTGAAGCAGCTCTACCCCGAGGACCAGGCCGTCGGCTTCACGACGGGCCAGCTCCGCGGCGCGTTCACGCTCTCCCGCCCGCTCTGA
- a CDS encoding acetyl-CoA hydrolase/transferase family protein, with amino-acid sequence MASRVLNRSLLDKVVTAEEAASMIRAGDTVGMSGFTGAGYPKAVPVALAKRIMDANLRGEKFRVSVWTGASTAPELDGALAMVDGVELRLPYQSDPICRKKINAGDMEYLDIHLSHVGAFVRSGFLGKLDVALIEVTGIREDGALIPASSIGNNKVWLDTADRVILEVNSWQSEKLEGVHDVYQGFALPPNRKPIPLLSASDRIGTPYLDCPLEKIIAVVETNSPDRNAPFSAPDEASKRIAGHILEFLGDEVKKGRLPKDLLPLQSGVGNIANAVLFGLQDGPFENLTAYTEVLQDGMLELISSGKLRFASATAFSLSPNKVDELNAQMDRYRDSLILRPQEISNHPELIRRLGCLAMNGMIEADIYGNVNSTHVNGTAIMNGIGGSGDFARNAYISFFMTPSTAKKGAVSCIVPMVTHVDHTEHDVHVLVTEQGLADLRGLSPKQRAERVIEKCAHPDFRPALRDYARRAGASSPGKHTPHLLDEAFAWHSRLLRTGSMRTG; translated from the coding sequence ATGGCCTCACGAGTCCTGAACAGGTCGCTCCTCGACAAGGTCGTCACCGCGGAAGAGGCCGCCTCGATGATCCGCGCCGGAGACACGGTGGGGATGAGCGGGTTCACCGGAGCCGGCTATCCCAAGGCGGTCCCGGTCGCCCTCGCGAAACGGATCATGGACGCCAACCTCCGGGGCGAGAAGTTCCGGGTCAGCGTCTGGACCGGAGCCTCGACCGCTCCCGAGCTGGACGGCGCCCTCGCGATGGTCGACGGCGTGGAGCTACGGCTTCCCTACCAGTCGGACCCCATCTGCCGGAAGAAGATCAACGCCGGCGACATGGAGTACCTCGACATCCACCTCTCTCACGTCGGCGCGTTCGTCCGGTCGGGCTTCCTCGGGAAGCTCGACGTCGCGCTCATCGAGGTGACCGGCATCCGGGAGGACGGGGCGCTCATTCCTGCCTCGTCGATCGGCAACAACAAAGTCTGGCTCGACACCGCCGACAGGGTGATTCTCGAGGTCAACTCCTGGCAGTCGGAGAAGCTCGAAGGCGTCCACGACGTCTACCAGGGCTTCGCCCTTCCCCCCAACCGCAAGCCGATCCCGCTCCTCTCCGCCTCGGACCGGATCGGGACTCCCTACCTCGACTGTCCCCTCGAGAAGATCATCGCCGTCGTCGAGACGAACTCCCCGGACCGGAACGCACCGTTCTCCGCGCCGGACGAGGCGTCGAAGCGGATCGCCGGCCACATCCTCGAGTTCCTCGGGGACGAGGTGAAGAAGGGGCGCCTGCCGAAGGACCTCCTTCCCCTCCAGTCGGGCGTCGGGAATATCGCGAACGCGGTCCTCTTCGGCCTCCAGGACGGGCCGTTCGAGAACCTCACGGCCTACACCGAGGTCCTGCAGGACGGCATGCTCGAGCTCATCAGCTCGGGCAAGCTCCGCTTCGCTTCGGCCACGGCGTTCTCGCTCAGCCCGAACAAGGTCGACGAGCTGAACGCGCAGATGGACCGTTACCGTGACAGCCTCATCCTGCGCCCGCAGGAGATCTCGAACCACCCCGAGCTGATCCGCCGCCTCGGCTGCCTCGCGATGAACGGGATGATCGAGGCGGACATCTACGGGAACGTCAACTCGACCCACGTGAACGGCACCGCGATCATGAACGGCATCGGCGGCTCGGGCGACTTCGCGCGGAACGCCTACATCTCCTTCTTCATGACCCCCTCGACGGCGAAGAAGGGCGCGGTCTCGTGCATCGTCCCGATGGTCACGCACGTCGACCACACCGAGCACGACGTCCACGTCCTCGTGACCGAGCAGGGCCTCGCCGACCTGCGCGGCCTCTCGCCGAAGCAGCGCGCCGAGCGCGTCATCGAGAAGTGCGCCCACCCCGACTTCCGCCCCGCGCTGCGCGACTACGCGAGGAGGGCCGGCGCCTCCTCCCCGGGAAAGCACACCCCACACCTCCTCGACGAGGCCTTCGCCTGGCATTCGAGGCTCCTGCGCACCGGGAGCATGCGAACGGGCTGA
- a CDS encoding aldo/keto reductase, translating to MGETLGLRPFGATGLRVPPLGFGAGTVGDGALSEADSDRLLNGALDLGLTFVDTAPGYGLSEERIGRHLAQRRSEFALSTKLGYAVPGVPDWTGECITRGVDLALSRLQADVLDVAHLHSCPLETLLRGDVVEALRRAVTAGKVRVAAYSGENEALAWAVSSGAFGSVQASVSVCDQRSLSREVALAASNGLGVVAKRPLANTPWNPRAAHPDDAAAAAYRDRWLALHLEDLGLDPAELAIRFAAFAPGVSTAIVGSRRLEHLSQIQGFAAQGPLPAEVVAEINSRFAAFGRDWPGMI from the coding sequence GTGGGCGAAACGCTCGGCCTCCGTCCCTTCGGGGCGACGGGCCTGCGGGTCCCGCCCCTCGGCTTCGGCGCCGGGACCGTCGGCGACGGAGCGCTCTCCGAGGCGGACTCCGACCGTCTCCTGAACGGCGCGCTCGACCTCGGCCTGACGTTCGTCGACACGGCCCCCGGCTACGGCCTCTCCGAGGAGAGAATCGGGCGGCACCTCGCGCAACGCCGCTCCGAGTTCGCTCTCTCGACGAAGCTGGGCTACGCGGTTCCCGGCGTGCCCGACTGGACGGGGGAGTGCATCACCCGAGGCGTCGACCTCGCCCTTTCCCGCCTTCAGGCCGACGTCCTCGACGTCGCCCACCTCCATTCCTGCCCGCTCGAGACGCTCCTCCGAGGTGACGTGGTCGAGGCGCTTCGGCGCGCCGTCACCGCCGGCAAGGTCCGGGTTGCCGCCTACTCGGGCGAGAACGAGGCGCTCGCGTGGGCGGTCTCGTCCGGGGCCTTCGGATCAGTGCAGGCCTCGGTGAGCGTCTGCGACCAGCGAAGCCTTTCTCGCGAAGTCGCCCTCGCGGCCTCCAACGGCCTTGGCGTCGTCGCCAAGCGCCCGCTCGCGAACACTCCCTGGAACCCCCGGGCCGCTCACCCGGACGACGCCGCGGCGGCCGCCTACCGGGATCGCTGGCTCGCCCTCCACCTCGAAGACCTCGGCCTCGACCCCGCGGAACTCGCGATCCGCTTCGCCGCCTTCGCCCCCGGGGTCTCCACGGCCATCGTCGGCAGCCGGCGCCTCGAGCACCTCTCGCAGATCCAGGGCTTCGCCGCGCAGGGACCACTTCCGGCGGAGGTTGTCGCCGAGATCAACTCCCGCTTCGCCGCCTTTGGCCGGGACTGGCCGGGGATGATCTGA
- a CDS encoding enoyl-CoA hydratase/isomerase family protein, whose amino-acid sequence MSVVLTELSDRILTVTLNRPEKLNALNTEVVEELRRVFHEAKANPEVGALILTGAGEKAFVAGADISGFPSLTPVAARDFARKGQAVFDLLETMGKPSIAAVNGFALGGGCELAMACSMRVASKNARFGQPEVALGLIPGYGGTQRLPRLVGKGRALELILTGDPIPADEALRIGLVNRVVEPAELLPACRALAAKILAKAPLAVRYALEAVNHGLELPFDEAELHEAALFGLCVATDDMKEGVAAFLEKRAAKFTGR is encoded by the coding sequence GTGTCCGTCGTCCTCACCGAGCTCTCCGACCGGATCCTGACGGTCACGCTGAACCGCCCCGAGAAGCTCAACGCCCTGAACACGGAGGTCGTCGAGGAGCTTCGCCGCGTCTTCCACGAGGCGAAGGCGAATCCGGAGGTGGGGGCCCTGATCCTCACCGGCGCCGGGGAGAAGGCTTTCGTCGCGGGCGCTGACATTTCCGGCTTCCCGTCGCTCACCCCGGTCGCCGCCCGCGACTTCGCTCGGAAGGGGCAGGCGGTCTTCGACCTCCTCGAGACGATGGGCAAGCCCTCCATCGCCGCCGTGAACGGCTTCGCCCTCGGCGGCGGCTGCGAGCTGGCGATGGCCTGCTCCATGCGTGTCGCCTCGAAGAACGCGCGGTTCGGCCAGCCCGAGGTCGCTCTCGGCCTCATCCCCGGGTACGGGGGGACCCAGCGTCTGCCGCGCCTCGTCGGCAAGGGGCGTGCGCTCGAGCTGATCCTGACGGGAGACCCGATCCCGGCCGACGAGGCCCTCCGGATCGGCCTCGTCAACAGGGTCGTCGAGCCGGCCGAGCTCCTGCCGGCGTGCCGCGCCCTCGCGGCGAAGATCCTCGCCAAGGCGCCCCTCGCCGTCCGCTACGCCCTCGAGGCGGTGAACCACGGCCTCGAGCTGCCGTTCGACGAGGCCGAGCTGCACGAAGCGGCCCTCTTCGGTCTCTGCGTCGCGACGGACGACATGAAGGAAGGGGTCGCCGCCTTCCTCGAGAAGCGCGCCGCGAAGTTCACGGGCCGCTGA
- a CDS encoding DinB family protein: protein MRMIDPLLLEFDRECSGTRKCLERLPADKLTWKPHEKSMSLGQLAGHVATIPAWIGGTLLLDGFDLAAGMDRPPLDTPESILAAFDAAVKTAKGAMAQLDDAKAMGEWALSNKGQAVFSMPRIALVRSVLLNHSYHHRGQLTVYLRLLDVPVPGLYGPSADDNPFNR, encoded by the coding sequence ATGAGAATGATCGACCCGCTGCTTCTCGAGTTCGACCGCGAGTGCTCCGGCACGAGGAAGTGCCTCGAGCGCCTTCCGGCCGACAAGCTGACGTGGAAGCCCCACGAGAAATCGATGTCGCTCGGACAGCTCGCGGGACACGTCGCGACGATTCCGGCCTGGATCGGCGGGACGCTCCTGCTCGACGGGTTCGACCTGGCGGCCGGCATGGACAGGCCGCCTCTCGACACCCCGGAAAGCATCCTCGCCGCGTTCGACGCGGCCGTGAAGACCGCGAAGGGTGCGATGGCGCAGCTCGACGACGCGAAGGCGATGGGCGAGTGGGCCCTCTCGAACAAAGGGCAGGCCGTCTTCTCGATGCCGAGGATCGCTCTCGTCAGGTCGGTTCTCCTGAACCACTCGTACCACCACCGCGGCCAGCTCACGGTCTACCTCCGCCTCCTGGACGTTCCCGTGCCGGGCCTCTACGGTCCGAGCGCCGACGACAACCCGTTCAACAGGTAG
- a CDS encoding serine/threonine protein kinase has product MLTKVGKYEIIEKIGVGGFGTVYRGRDPYIKRTVAIKTCQSDEDELRKRFFREAEFAGNLHHRNVTTIYDFGLTDEGLPYIVQEFLTGEDLDRKIKRKDDLPLAWRVRVLADICDGLHYAHTAGIVHRDVKPSNIRILEDGTVKIMDFGIAKSMVTESTLTQTGITLGTASYLAPEQIRGEPVDARTDIFSLGVLAYELFTYARPFTGDHISTVLYKIMNERPPSPSEVDPGLPPEIVRVIERSLEKDRTNRFASCAEMKEHLLAVLEVLSGPVGAPPRTVPGEEPLPSGPRTFGSARLDERALVAPGGPSMAAELPLRPDPPSSATPAPLAPAPEETGGALKVFLGALAILVVVGGGLGWLLLGPGAKKTTLPGGTPDPAATVAAAPTPVPGAAAEPTPLPPTPVPTPVPTTAAKVVASGTAVVSSNAYAQVSIDGTPRGGVFKPRSFTLPPGRHVASFESGGFGPLKETFEVKAGETVPVRADFPPLGQLWVSVNPDAVGAEILVDGVVVGRAGNAPLKKTVAAGNRRVQARLQGFETEEQSVEVYEQDKADVLLTLRRK; this is encoded by the coding sequence ATGCTCACGAAGGTCGGCAAGTACGAAATCATCGAAAAGATCGGCGTCGGTGGCTTCGGGACGGTCTACAGGGGACGTGACCCGTACATCAAGCGCACCGTCGCGATCAAGACGTGCCAGAGCGACGAGGACGAGCTGCGGAAGCGGTTCTTTCGCGAGGCCGAATTCGCCGGCAACCTTCACCACCGCAACGTCACGACGATCTACGACTTCGGCCTGACGGACGAGGGACTCCCTTACATCGTCCAGGAGTTCCTCACGGGAGAGGACCTGGACCGGAAGATCAAGCGGAAAGACGACCTGCCGCTCGCCTGGCGCGTCCGGGTCCTCGCCGACATCTGCGACGGCCTCCACTACGCCCACACGGCCGGAATCGTCCACCGCGACGTCAAGCCGTCGAACATCCGGATCCTCGAGGACGGCACGGTCAAGATCATGGACTTCGGCATCGCCAAGTCCATGGTCACCGAGTCGACCCTCACGCAGACGGGGATCACGCTCGGCACGGCGTCGTATCTCGCGCCGGAGCAGATCCGGGGAGAGCCGGTCGACGCGCGTACCGACATCTTCTCGCTCGGCGTCCTCGCGTACGAGCTGTTCACCTACGCGCGCCCGTTCACGGGCGACCACATCTCGACCGTTCTGTACAAGATCATGAACGAGCGCCCGCCGTCGCCCTCCGAGGTCGACCCGGGACTGCCCCCGGAGATCGTCCGGGTCATCGAGAGGTCCCTCGAGAAAGACCGTACGAACCGCTTCGCCTCGTGCGCCGAGATGAAGGAACACCTGCTGGCGGTTCTCGAAGTGCTCTCCGGGCCGGTCGGGGCCCCTCCGCGCACGGTCCCGGGGGAAGAGCCTCTTCCGTCAGGCCCACGAACCTTCGGGAGCGCCCGCCTCGACGAAAGGGCCCTCGTCGCCCCGGGCGGGCCGTCCATGGCCGCGGAGCTTCCCCTCCGGCCGGACCCGCCGTCGTCCGCCACCCCCGCCCCGCTCGCTCCCGCACCCGAAGAGACCGGCGGCGCGCTCAAGGTCTTCCTCGGAGCCCTCGCGATCCTCGTCGTCGTCGGAGGGGGCCTGGGCTGGCTTCTGCTCGGCCCCGGGGCGAAGAAGACGACCCTCCCGGGCGGCACCCCGGATCCCGCAGCCACGGTCGCTGCGGCGCCGACACCAGTTCCGGGGGCGGCCGCCGAGCCGACCCCGCTCCCTCCGACGCCCGTCCCGACGCCTGTTCCGACGACCGCCGCGAAGGTCGTCGCCTCCGGGACGGCCGTCGTCTCGTCGAACGCCTACGCCCAGGTCTCCATCGACGGCACTCCGCGTGGCGGAGTGTTCAAGCCCAGGAGCTTCACGCTTCCGCCTGGCCGGCACGTCGCCTCGTTCGAAAGCGGCGGCTTCGGTCCGCTCAAGGAGACGTTCGAGGTGAAGGCGGGAGAGACCGTCCCCGTGCGCGCGGACTTCCCCCCGCTCGGACAGCTCTGGGTCTCCGTCAACCCCGACGCCGTCGGGGCGGAGATCCTCGTGGACGGCGTCGTCGTCGGTCGCGCGGGGAACGCCCCGCTGAAGAAGACGGTCGCCGCGGGAAACCGTCGCGTCCAGGCGCGGCTCCAGGGGTTCGAGACGGAAGAGCAGTCGGTCGAGGTCTACGAGCAGGACAAGGCCGACGTCCTTCTCACGCTCCGGAGGAAGTAG
- a CDS encoding tetratricopeptide repeat protein produces MIRSRLLPVALAFLLCPVLQAQPASESLEREARAASRSGKFREASVKFEQAATAASDARRRGRLRMQAAYATLNGGNAKEARETLEVAFADDPALEIVEQLYTPEFRKLWNDVKADVAKAVPPALPDLAELKRASEEKLKDGRFAEVVYDLGNYPQDKLDRDAWALLAQAYEKAGRADQAALARRRALGETVPVLPVPAPAPAAAGLPGAGATPTDLLAFGREALNRGDALTAQAAANRVVEVEPTSSEGYRLLGDSYAARGEKALADAMWRQSLRLNEQNEGTLLSLADLSLGAREFDEALGFLKRAVEVNPRNADRLTTLGRKARAEGDLKTGRQVFAVAAEALPKDVAVLAEYGAVLFQSGDVDAALDPLMRAAAEAPDRAPVRASLAAALRKKGSTKEAEREYREALRADPSWTPALKGLGALLLATGRPADAVEPFRTALGARPSDVESLVGLARAQRLSGDVEGAAASLATSVAGGDAAILNEAGAVAYARGAWADAAALFGKALAADPALPGAAANRDVALAAAGLVAQLAEAPAPLVIPPKR; encoded by the coding sequence GTGATCCGCTCCCGTCTTCTCCCCGTCGCCCTCGCGTTCCTCCTCTGCCCGGTGTTGCAGGCGCAGCCGGCGTCCGAGTCCCTCGAGAGAGAAGCCCGGGCCGCGTCGAGGTCCGGGAAGTTCCGCGAGGCCTCGGTGAAGTTCGAGCAGGCGGCCACGGCCGCGTCCGACGCCCGCCGCCGGGGCAGGCTCCGGATGCAGGCGGCCTACGCCACCCTGAACGGCGGGAACGCGAAAGAGGCGCGCGAGACCCTCGAGGTCGCGTTCGCCGACGACCCCGCGCTCGAGATCGTCGAGCAGCTCTATACGCCCGAGTTCCGGAAGCTCTGGAATGACGTGAAGGCCGACGTGGCGAAGGCCGTCCCGCCGGCGCTTCCCGACCTGGCCGAGCTGAAACGGGCCTCCGAGGAGAAGCTCAAGGACGGCCGGTTCGCCGAGGTCGTCTACGACCTCGGGAACTACCCGCAGGACAAGCTCGACCGCGACGCCTGGGCGCTGCTGGCCCAGGCCTACGAGAAGGCCGGGCGGGCCGACCAGGCCGCCCTCGCGCGGCGGCGCGCCCTCGGTGAGACGGTCCCGGTCCTGCCCGTCCCGGCCCCCGCCCCAGCCGCGGCGGGCCTGCCCGGCGCGGGCGCCACGCCGACCGACCTCCTTGCCTTCGGCAGGGAGGCGCTCAACCGCGGGGACGCGCTCACGGCGCAGGCCGCCGCGAATCGCGTCGTCGAGGTCGAACCGACCTCGAGCGAGGGGTACCGGCTCCTCGGAGACTCGTACGCGGCCCGCGGCGAGAAGGCGCTGGCCGACGCGATGTGGCGCCAGTCGCTCAGGCTGAACGAGCAGAACGAGGGGACGCTCCTCTCCCTGGCCGACCTCTCCCTCGGCGCCAGGGAGTTCGACGAGGCGCTCGGCTTTCTGAAGAGGGCCGTCGAGGTGAATCCCCGCAATGCCGACCGCCTGACGACCCTGGGCCGAAAGGCGCGGGCCGAGGGCGACCTCAAGACGGGACGCCAGGTCTTCGCCGTGGCCGCCGAGGCGCTTCCGAAGGACGTCGCCGTCCTCGCGGAGTACGGGGCCGTTCTCTTCCAGTCGGGCGACGTCGACGCCGCCCTCGATCCGCTCATGAGGGCGGCCGCCGAGGCGCCCGATCGTGCCCCGGTCCGGGCGAGCCTCGCCGCAGCCCTCCGGAAGAAGGGCTCGACGAAGGAGGCGGAGAGAGAGTACCGGGAGGCGCTGCGGGCAGACCCCTCGTGGACCCCGGCCCTGAAAGGACTCGGCGCGCTCCTCCTGGCGACGGGCCGACCCGCCGACGCCGTCGAGCCGTTCCGGACGGCCCTGGGGGCGAGGCCGTCGGACGTCGAGTCCCTCGTCGGGCTCGCACGGGCGCAGCGCCTCTCGGGCGACGTCGAAGGCGCGGCCGCTTCGCTCGCGACCTCCGTCGCCGGAGGCGACGCCGCGATCCTGAACGAAGCGGGTGCCGTCGCCTACGCCCGGGGCGCATGGGCCGACGCCGCAGCCCTCTTCGGGAAGGCCCTCGCGGCCGATCCGGCCCTTCCTGGGGCCGCCGCGAACCGCGATGTCGCGTTGGCCGCCGCGGGGCTCGTCGCGCAGCTGGCCGAAGCGCCTGCCCCCCTGGTGATCCCTCCGAAACGCTGA
- a CDS encoding CoA pyrophosphatase, translating into MTVAPPWILEIRRRLEREWVVPDVVREIAEATPDARPAAVLVPLYVRDRELWTLFTKRSEAVENHKGQISFPGGMEALDDASPWDTAIRETEEEIGVPQKAILKLGELPEVVTFTGFRIRPFVGAIPYPFEIRKNPGEVDSVIEMPIRVLMGPTLVEERGVSWKGRSIPTPVYHVKGHVIWGATAFLLASLLEALADEGRPPA; encoded by the coding sequence GTGACGGTCGCCCCGCCCTGGATCCTCGAGATCCGCAGGCGCCTCGAGCGGGAGTGGGTCGTTCCGGACGTCGTGAGGGAGATCGCCGAGGCCACGCCCGACGCGCGCCCGGCGGCCGTCCTCGTCCCGCTCTACGTGCGGGACCGCGAGCTCTGGACGCTCTTCACGAAGCGGAGCGAGGCGGTGGAGAACCACAAGGGGCAGATCTCCTTCCCCGGCGGGATGGAGGCCCTCGACGACGCCTCGCCCTGGGACACGGCCATCCGCGAGACCGAGGAGGAGATCGGCGTCCCGCAGAAGGCGATCCTGAAGCTCGGTGAGCTACCCGAGGTGGTGACCTTCACCGGGTTCCGGATCCGTCCGTTCGTCGGGGCGATACCGTACCCGTTCGAGATCCGGAAGAACCCGGGTGAGGTGGACTCGGTGATCGAGATGCCGATCCGGGTCCTCATGGGGCCGACGCTCGTCGAGGAACGGGGCGTTTCGTGGAAGGGGAGGTCGATTCCGACCCCCGTCTACCACGTGAAGGGCCACGTCATCTGGGGGGCGACCGCGTTCCTGCTGGCGAGCCTGCTGGAGGCGCTCGCCGACGAGGGCCGGCCGCCGGCCTGA